Proteins from one Malaya genurostris strain Urasoe2022 chromosome 2, Malgen_1.1, whole genome shotgun sequence genomic window:
- the LOC131432165 gene encoding ADP-ribosylhydrolase ARH3-like, producing the protein MVDKVLLRSKFRGTLLGSLIGDCCGAPFEGQLMDSGSKLVLKKNLDTLEGPFFKAPYKKFTDDTAMTRCVANTLLDPNGFSQKLLAKNFVKEYYKDPKRGYGAAVVDVFAKLRMSKLSDPLGPAQAQFGGTGSYGNGAAMRVAPMALFCVKHEKNQLVELVQQSSSVTHTHILGINGAILQALAIKQCLLLDPRENLNKKVFLSSLKKDIKELEQVNDPDLDDNCNAYEKQLNAIEQLLDGKIDPSDENVLNMLGHNVQALYSVPTAVFCFLKCTAETLEDTDQNSFRNTLEYAISLGGDTDTIASMACAISGAYFGSTVISENLIRHCEDSEGIIKLADQLLEL; encoded by the exons ATGGTTGATAAAGTATTATTACGTTCGAAATTTCGGGGAACCCTTCTCGGCTCCTTAATTGGTGATTGTTGTGGAGCCCCGTTTGAAGGTCAATTGATGGACAGTGGATCAAAATTGGTGTTGAAGAAAAACCTTGATACGTTAGAAGGACCGTTTTTCAAAG cccCGTACAAAAAATTCACTGACGATACTGCAATGACAAGATGTGTGGCGAATACTTTGCTGGATCCAAATGGTTTCTCCCAGAAGCTTCTGGCGAAAAATTTTGTTAAAGAATATTACAAAGATCCTAAGCGTGGTTATGGAGCAGCAGTTGTGGACGTATTTGCTAAACTTCGCATGAGTAAGCTTTCCGATCCACTTGGACCAGCCCAAGCACAGTTTGGTGGAACAGGATCATATGGTAATGGGGCAGCGATGAGAGTCGCACCTATGGCATTATTCTGTGTAAAACACGAGAAAAATCAATTAGTGGAATTAGTACAGCAGTCATCTTCAGTGACTCATACACATATACTTGGAATCAACGGAGCAATTTTGCAAGCATTAGCTATCAAACAGTGCCTTCTACTAGATCCACGAGAAAATCTGAATAAAAAGGTATTTCTTTCATCTTTGAAGAAGGACATAAAAGAGTTGGAACAAGTCAACGATCCTGATTTAGATGACAATTGTAATGCCTATGAAAAGCAACTTAATGCAATTGAACAACTACTGGACGGAAAAATCGATCCTAGTGATGAAAATGTGTTGAATATGCTTGGCCACAACGTTCAAGCCTTATACTCGGTTCCCACTGCAGTCTTTTGTTTTTTGAAGTGCACAGCAGAAACATTGGAAGAT ACTGACCAAAACTCTTTCCGCAATACACTAGAGTACGCTATTTCCTTAGGAGGGGATACTGACACAATCGCTAGTATGGCATGCGCCATCAGTGGAGCTTATTTTGGAAGTACTGTTATATCAGAAAATCTTATCCGACATTGCGAAGATTCAGAAGGAATAATTAAATTAGCTGACCAACTACTAGAGTTATGA